A genomic window from Bdellovibrio sp. SKB1291214 includes:
- a CDS encoding NuoI/complex I 23 kDa subunit family protein: MSVMQNNSEKSKWYLPGILGGLSVTMKHMVGNLVNRKKMMTLNYPEQKYDYSPRFKGNHVLTVKKDGSLRCTACMLCATNCPAECIKIVAAEHNDPFVEKFPISYEIDILRCVFCGYCEEACPVDAIRLGPEWQTPAVNGGQFIYDINHLAYRPNLKGGIQTHVDDEERHKQGI; this comes from the coding sequence ATGAGCGTAATGCAAAATAACTCCGAAAAGTCCAAATGGTACTTGCCGGGGATTTTAGGTGGCTTGTCCGTAACCATGAAACACATGGTTGGCAATCTTGTGAACCGCAAAAAAATGATGACTTTGAATTACCCGGAACAAAAGTACGACTATTCTCCGCGTTTTAAAGGTAATCACGTTTTGACAGTTAAAAAAGACGGTTCACTTCGTTGCACAGCTTGTATGTTGTGCGCGACGAACTGTCCTGCTGAATGTATCAAAATCGTGGCAGCTGAACATAACGACCCATTCGTTGAGAAGTTCCCGATTTCTTATGAGATCGATATTCTTCGTTGCGTATTCTGCGGTTATTGTGAAGAAGCTTGTCCGGTAGACGCGATCCGCTTGGGCCCTGAGTGGCAAACTCCAGCGGTGAACGGTGGTCAGTTCATTTACGACATCAACCACTTGGCGTACCGTCCCAACCTTAAGGGTGGTATCCAGACTCACGTTGATGACGAAGAACGCCACAAACAGGGTATTTAG
- a CDS encoding S8 family peptidase: MTKMAVFASSAILAFALGAQAQHKTQDLLIKLAPGFDNVEISGAKTEKITENLVRVQAPKSMSFNTLAKNPAVEYVQPNYPIHLMEDYRIQDPLRRAALAKMLRRNPEPQVLAIKDNPEIPDAPQATTGADPLFNKQWGMNNIGVVEAWKVTQGSPDVVVAVIDTGVDYTHEDLLPNLWRNPKEIANNGIDDDGNGYIDDTIGWDFVSNDNKPYDLSMEPLDILFKGGNPGHGTHCAGNVAARNNNGKGIAGVAPGVKIMSLRFISEKGQGTTADAIKAINYAVNNGAKIMSNSWGSEGEDPNAGAENKALRDAVQFAQDKGVLFIAAAGNGHKGVGYDNDNDAAPAYPSSYPHDIIISVAAIDAKDQLGSFSNWGNRSVDIGAPGVVVFSTTVFNNYSDIVIDKYGFKATWDGTSMATPHVAGAAALYWSAHPEKSWQDVKAAILGSAKPIPALNGKVTSNGKLDVGALLKF, translated from the coding sequence ATGACTAAGATGGCTGTATTCGCCTCTTCTGCCATTCTCGCTTTTGCTTTGGGTGCTCAAGCTCAACACAAAACACAAGATTTGCTCATTAAACTGGCACCTGGCTTCGACAACGTCGAAATTTCAGGCGCGAAAACAGAAAAAATCACGGAAAATCTAGTTCGTGTTCAAGCGCCCAAATCTATGAGTTTCAACACTTTGGCGAAAAATCCAGCGGTTGAGTATGTGCAACCGAACTATCCGATTCACTTGATGGAAGACTATCGCATCCAAGATCCTTTGCGCAGAGCTGCTTTGGCAAAAATGTTGCGCCGTAACCCAGAACCACAAGTTCTGGCGATTAAAGACAACCCAGAAATCCCTGACGCTCCGCAAGCAACTACGGGCGCAGATCCATTGTTCAATAAACAATGGGGCATGAACAACATTGGTGTGGTTGAAGCTTGGAAAGTCACTCAGGGTTCTCCAGATGTTGTTGTCGCGGTGATCGACACGGGCGTAGACTATACCCACGAAGACCTCCTTCCAAATCTTTGGAGAAATCCAAAAGAGATCGCTAACAACGGTATCGACGATGATGGCAACGGCTACATCGATGACACTATTGGTTGGGACTTTGTATCTAATGACAACAAACCTTATGACCTTTCTATGGAGCCACTTGATATCCTTTTCAAAGGTGGCAACCCAGGTCACGGGACTCACTGCGCTGGTAACGTTGCTGCCCGCAACAATAACGGCAAAGGTATCGCAGGCGTTGCACCAGGCGTGAAAATCATGTCTTTGCGTTTCATCTCTGAAAAAGGCCAAGGCACAACGGCCGACGCGATCAAAGCGATCAACTATGCAGTGAACAACGGCGCAAAAATCATGAGCAACTCATGGGGTTCTGAAGGTGAAGATCCAAATGCAGGCGCAGAGAATAAAGCTCTTCGTGATGCAGTTCAGTTTGCACAAGACAAAGGTGTTTTGTTCATCGCAGCGGCTGGTAACGGTCACAAAGGTGTCGGCTATGACAACGATAACGACGCAGCACCAGCTTACCCATCAAGCTATCCACACGACATCATCATCTCTGTGGCAGCTATCGATGCTAAAGACCAATTGGGCTCATTCTCGAACTGGGGCAATCGTTCTGTAGATATCGGCGCACCAGGCGTTGTTGTTTTCTCGACGACGGTGTTTAACAACTATTCTGATATCGTAATCGATAAATACGGTTTTAAAGCAACTTGGGATGGGACTTCAATGGCCACTCCACACGTTGCCGGTGCAGCAGCTCTTTACTGGTCAGCTCACCCAGAGAAATCTTGGCAAGACGTTAAAGCTGCGATCTTGGGTTCTGCAAAACCAATCCCAGCTTTGAACGGCAAAGTAACATCTAATGGTAAATTGGATGTTGGCGCCCTTTTGAAATTCTAA
- the nuoF gene encoding NADH-quinone oxidoreductase subunit NuoF: protein MAESKVLTEFYHLPEYQTLAGYKAKGGYETLPKALKMQPQQIIDEVKASGLRGRGGAGFPTGMKWGFLPKNGEPRYLLCNADEGEPGTFKDRMMMERAPHQLIEGMIISAFAVGSHKGYIYVRGEYVFPIECLNKAIKEAYDAGLLGKNILGSGFDFDLDVYRGAGAYICGEETGMISSLEGLKGQPKLKPPFPAVQGYLRKPTIVNNVETLAAVTYIVKDGAQTYRKFGTEKSAGTKLFSVSGNVVKPGNYEVPLGYPLIDLINNECGGMKPGRKLKAIIPGGSSAPVLTAEEVMKANLDYESLAGLGTMLGSGAVIVMDDSQCMVDMLGVLTHFYAHESCGQCTPCREGTGWLNKILHSILEGRGRLQDIDLLVKVADNMKGKTICALSDAAALPVLSFVTKFRDEFEFYVREGRSKVKGTTYAEMHH, encoded by the coding sequence ATGGCTGAATCAAAAGTTCTTACAGAATTCTATCATTTACCAGAGTACCAAACTCTTGCAGGTTACAAAGCTAAAGGCGGTTACGAAACTTTGCCCAAAGCTTTGAAAATGCAACCGCAACAAATCATCGACGAAGTAAAGGCTTCTGGTCTTCGTGGTCGTGGTGGTGCGGGCTTTCCGACGGGAATGAAATGGGGCTTCTTGCCGAAAAATGGCGAACCTCGTTACCTACTTTGCAACGCCGATGAAGGTGAACCAGGTACTTTCAAAGATCGTATGATGATGGAGCGCGCTCCTCACCAATTGATCGAAGGTATGATTATCTCTGCTTTCGCAGTGGGTTCACACAAAGGTTACATCTATGTGCGCGGTGAATACGTATTCCCTATCGAATGCCTGAACAAAGCGATCAAAGAAGCTTACGATGCAGGTCTTTTGGGTAAAAACATTTTGGGTTCAGGTTTTGACTTTGACCTCGATGTTTACCGTGGTGCTGGTGCTTATATTTGCGGCGAAGAAACGGGTATGATTTCTTCTTTGGAAGGTCTTAAAGGCCAACCAAAATTGAAACCTCCATTCCCAGCTGTTCAAGGTTACTTGCGTAAGCCTACAATCGTGAACAACGTTGAAACGCTGGCAGCCGTAACTTACATCGTTAAAGATGGTGCGCAAACTTATCGTAAATTCGGAACTGAAAAATCAGCGGGAACTAAATTGTTCTCTGTATCCGGAAACGTTGTTAAGCCAGGTAACTACGAAGTACCACTTGGTTATCCTTTGATTGATCTTATCAATAACGAATGCGGTGGTATGAAGCCAGGTCGTAAATTGAAAGCAATCATCCCGGGCGGATCGTCTGCTCCGGTTTTGACAGCTGAAGAAGTTATGAAAGCGAATCTTGATTACGAATCACTTGCAGGATTGGGCACAATGCTTGGTTCCGGCGCAGTTATCGTGATGGATGACTCTCAATGTATGGTTGATATGTTGGGTGTTTTGACTCACTTCTATGCTCACGAATCATGCGGTCAATGTACTCCATGCCGTGAAGGTACTGGTTGGTTGAACAAGATCCTTCATTCGATCTTGGAAGGTCGTGGCCGTCTTCAGGATATCGATTTGTTGGTTAAAGTTGCTGATAACATGAAAGGTAAAACTATCTGCGCTCTTTCAGACGCTGCTGCTTTACCGGTTCTAAGTTTCGTAACTAAGTTTAGAGATGAATTTGAATTCTACGTTCGTGAAGGACGTTCGAAAGTAAAAGGAACGACATATGCCGAAATGCACCATTAA
- a CDS encoding NADH-quinone oxidoreductase subunit B encodes MHKDQVQGSALGTQAADDQSRDIAFTTKLDHIVAWGRKNSLWPMPYGTACCGIEFMSVMGPKYDLARFGAEVARFSPRQADLLVVAGTITEKMAPVIVRIYQQMLEPKYVISMGACASSGGFYRAYHVLQGVDKVIPVDVYIPGCPPTPEAVMDGIMALQKMIGDHTPRPWKDNWKSPYEQA; translated from the coding sequence ATGCACAAAGATCAAGTGCAAGGTTCCGCGCTCGGAACTCAAGCAGCAGACGATCAGTCGAGAGACATTGCGTTCACTACGAAGCTCGATCACATCGTTGCTTGGGGACGCAAAAATTCATTGTGGCCAATGCCGTACGGTACTGCTTGTTGCGGTATCGAATTCATGTCGGTGATGGGACCGAAATATGACCTTGCTCGTTTCGGAGCAGAGGTTGCACGTTTCTCTCCTCGTCAAGCAGACTTACTTGTGGTTGCGGGTACGATCACTGAAAAGATGGCGCCAGTCATCGTTCGTATCTACCAACAAATGCTTGAGCCAAAATACGTAATCTCCATGGGTGCATGTGCAAGCTCAGGTGGCTTCTATCGTGCGTATCACGTTCTTCAAGGTGTTGATAAAGTCATCCCTGTCGACGTCTACATCCCAGGTTGCCCTCCAACACCAGAAGCGGTGATGGATGGTATTATGGCTTTACAAAAAATGATCGGCGATCACACTCCACGCCCGTGGAAAGACAACTGGAAGAGCCCATATGAGCAAGCTTGA
- a CDS encoding AraC family transcriptional regulator, with translation MKDLASQLLKAFNDYGPPEGTHPTPVTGVYCTKISQDRPKSKLRWRACLGIVVQGCKEIVLGRSVYRAELSHFTATPFELPVTSRVPVQSKDKPFLAILIEINPQLLTEVAAQMSHDFLNEKDDTPRALFAGEADEQMLEAALRLTKLFIKPEDATVVGPLIVREILYYLLKTSQGSAIRQVVSSGSKMHQVSKALFQLKSDLHQPIDVNELAKVASMSRSAFFKHFKEVTAMSPIQYQKRLRLLEAKRLMMDENETAESSAFKVGYKSASQFSREYSRMFGKAPLKDVTALKKR, from the coding sequence ATGAAAGACCTGGCTTCGCAGCTCTTAAAAGCGTTCAATGACTACGGCCCTCCGGAAGGGACTCATCCGACACCTGTTACAGGGGTATATTGCACAAAAATATCTCAGGATCGTCCCAAATCGAAACTTCGTTGGCGAGCTTGTTTGGGAATTGTGGTGCAGGGCTGTAAGGAAATCGTTTTAGGGCGCAGTGTTTATCGTGCGGAACTTTCGCATTTTACCGCGACACCCTTTGAATTGCCTGTAACTAGTCGCGTGCCTGTGCAATCCAAAGACAAACCTTTTTTGGCGATCCTTATTGAAATCAATCCGCAATTATTGACGGAAGTGGCTGCTCAAATGAGTCATGATTTTTTAAATGAAAAGGATGATACACCAAGAGCCCTTTTTGCAGGCGAAGCCGATGAGCAGATGTTGGAAGCGGCTCTGCGCTTAACGAAGCTTTTCATCAAGCCTGAGGATGCGACGGTTGTGGGCCCATTGATAGTTCGCGAGATTCTTTATTATCTGCTTAAAACATCTCAAGGATCCGCGATTCGCCAGGTGGTTTCTTCAGGAAGCAAAATGCATCAAGTTTCGAAAGCATTGTTTCAGTTGAAATCTGATTTGCACCAGCCCATTGATGTGAACGAGCTGGCTAAGGTGGCAAGCATGAGTCGTTCTGCTTTTTTCAAACACTTTAAAGAAGTGACGGCAATGAGTCCGATACAATATCAAAAGCGGTTGCGACTTTTAGAAGCAAAACGTCTGATGATGGATGAAAATGAAACGGCGGAAAGTTCTGCTTTTAAAGTGGGCTATAAAAGTGCCTCTCAATTCAGTCGCGAATATTCGCGGATGTTTGGTAAGGCTCCTCTGAAGGATGTGACCGCTTTAAAAAAGAGATAA
- the nuoD gene encoding NADH dehydrogenase (quinone) subunit D, with amino-acid sequence MSKLDTLKQNLAGRFNTANFKFYNAIGDDIIEAPKEDVPKLLMYLRESGSFDFLMDVCGVDYPTREKRFDVVYNLFSSKDNTRLRIKAQVGEGESIGTAIPAYRGADWFEREAYDMFGIKFEGHMNLRRILTHHQFVGHPLRKDYEADQQQSCTASLPIHFNNEPGEPGDVLNDKYVPLNIGPAHTAMHGTLRVMAEMDGETIVRCNNEIGYLHRCFEKMAETHPYNQVIPYTDRLNYCSAPMNNIGYCKAVERVLGVEIPPKAQAMRIILAELSRVIDHTIAIGTGAMDLGALTSFFYMFGLREQVYTLFEKLCGARLTVSMTRVGGMAQDAPEGWFDEVLALCKELRRGTDEMAGMVVDNKIFIQRTRGVCPVSAADAIQWGYTGPMLRASGVNLDLRKANPYYGYDQLDFDIPVGTTGDIYDRYLVRFEEMRQSIRIIEQVCKNVPAGDYTIRDKGIVLPEKKDVYGNIEGLMNHFMLVIKGLRPPVGEVYDATEAANGELGFYLVSDGSANPYRLKVRPPCFAIYQSFPTVVKGAMLADAIATVASMNLIAGELDR; translated from the coding sequence ATGAGCAAGCTTGATACACTAAAACAAAACCTAGCGGGTCGCTTCAACACTGCGAACTTCAAGTTCTACAACGCCATCGGCGATGACATCATTGAAGCTCCAAAAGAAGACGTTCCTAAACTTTTGATGTACTTGAGAGAATCAGGTTCATTCGACTTCTTGATGGACGTTTGCGGAGTGGACTATCCAACTCGCGAAAAACGTTTTGATGTTGTCTATAACTTGTTCTCTTCAAAGGACAACACTCGCTTGCGTATCAAAGCGCAAGTAGGTGAAGGCGAGTCGATCGGTACAGCAATTCCAGCTTACCGTGGTGCGGACTGGTTCGAGCGCGAAGCTTACGACATGTTCGGTATCAAATTCGAAGGTCACATGAACCTTCGCAGAATTTTGACTCACCACCAATTCGTTGGACATCCTCTTCGTAAAGATTACGAGGCAGACCAACAACAATCTTGTACAGCTTCTTTGCCAATTCATTTCAATAACGAACCGGGTGAACCAGGTGATGTATTGAATGATAAATATGTTCCTTTGAACATCGGTCCTGCCCATACAGCGATGCACGGTACTCTTCGTGTTATGGCTGAAATGGACGGGGAGACAATCGTTCGTTGTAACAACGAAATCGGTTACCTTCACCGCTGCTTCGAAAAAATGGCAGAGACTCACCCATACAACCAAGTGATTCCATACACAGACCGTTTGAACTACTGCTCAGCTCCAATGAATAACATTGGTTACTGTAAAGCGGTTGAGCGCGTATTGGGTGTTGAAATTCCGCCTAAAGCTCAAGCAATGCGTATCATCCTTGCCGAGCTTTCTCGTGTTATCGACCATACGATTGCAATCGGTACTGGTGCGATGGACTTGGGTGCTTTGACTTCATTCTTCTATATGTTCGGTTTGCGTGAGCAAGTTTATACTTTGTTCGAAAAACTTTGCGGTGCTCGCCTGACGGTTTCTATGACTCGCGTAGGTGGTATGGCTCAGGACGCGCCGGAAGGCTGGTTCGACGAGGTCTTAGCTCTTTGTAAAGAGCTTCGCCGTGGAACGGATGAGATGGCGGGAATGGTTGTTGATAATAAAATCTTCATCCAACGTACTCGTGGTGTTTGCCCTGTTTCTGCTGCTGATGCTATTCAATGGGGTTACACAGGTCCCATGCTTCGCGCTTCTGGCGTGAACTTGGATTTGCGTAAAGCCAATCCATACTATGGATATGACCAATTGGATTTCGATATTCCAGTAGGTACGACGGGCGATATCTATGACCGTTACTTGGTTCGTTTCGAAGAAATGCGCCAATCTATCCGTATTATTGAACAAGTTTGTAAGAACGTACCAGCGGGCGATTACACGATTCGCGATAAAGGTATCGTTCTTCCAGAGAAAAAAGACGTTTACGGTAACATCGAGGGTTTGATGAACCACTTCATGCTTGTGATCAAAGGTCTTCGTCCACCAGTGGGCGAAGTTTACGATGCAACAGAGGCAGCGAATGGTGAATTGGGCTTCTATTTGGTGAGCGATGGCTCTGCCAACCCATACCGTTTGAAAGTTCGTCCACCATGTTTCGCAATCTATCAGTCTTTCCCGACTGTTGTTAAAGGCGCGATGTTGGCGGATGCGATTGCGACAGTCGCTTCGATGAATCTTATCGCCGGCGAACTAGATCGCTAA
- a CDS encoding putative quinol monooxygenase → MIVMTSKIQVKAEKEREFVGLAAIVVNPARADKGCMSFEFFEDPLEPGVFMFIETWKSWEDLHAHLEQGYTKDFYAALPKFAVIPPTITTYESRGGQPMTL, encoded by the coding sequence ATGATTGTGATGACATCCAAGATTCAGGTGAAAGCTGAAAAAGAACGAGAGTTTGTTGGTCTGGCCGCCATCGTCGTCAATCCAGCTCGTGCAGATAAAGGTTGTATGAGTTTTGAATTTTTCGAAGACCCACTAGAGCCAGGTGTGTTCATGTTTATTGAGACCTGGAAAAGTTGGGAAGACCTGCACGCTCACTTAGAGCAAGGATACACCAAGGATTTTTATGCGGCATTGCCTAAGTTCGCAGTGATACCACCCACCATCACGACTTATGAATCGCGTGGTGGGCAGCCAATGACACTTTAG
- a CDS encoding TerC family protein, with protein sequence MLALDLGVFHKHSHTVGFKEATAWSVAWISLALVFNGLLYGYTYYKFGDQAIANQVGLEFLTGYVIEKSLSVDNIFVFVVVFGFFGVPAQYQHRVLFFGIIGALIFRAIFIALGSVLMQYQAVVLIFGVFLIITGVKMMFSSEHAPDPSKNWLIKFMRKHIRVADRMHEDHFFIKENGLLYATPLFVALVFLEFTDVIFAVDSVPAIFAVTKEPMIVFTSNIFAILGLRSLYFLLAGVVDKFHLLKYGLAFTLIFVGLKMTWLNKVFDGHFPIGISLAVIAVFIGGSIALSLLIPPKSAPPATPQDKSVPPDNKP encoded by the coding sequence ATGCTTGCCCTGGATCTAGGTGTTTTTCACAAGCACTCTCACACCGTTGGATTTAAAGAAGCCACCGCTTGGTCGGTGGCCTGGATTTCTTTAGCCCTGGTATTTAACGGCCTCCTGTATGGCTATACCTATTATAAATTTGGCGACCAAGCGATTGCAAATCAGGTAGGACTGGAGTTCCTGACAGGTTACGTGATCGAAAAATCCCTATCGGTCGATAATATCTTTGTCTTTGTGGTGGTGTTCGGGTTCTTTGGTGTCCCAGCACAGTATCAGCACAGAGTCCTTTTCTTTGGTATCATTGGAGCCTTGATCTTCCGTGCAATCTTTATCGCTCTGGGATCCGTCTTGATGCAGTACCAAGCGGTGGTTCTGATTTTTGGCGTGTTCTTAATCATCACTGGTGTGAAGATGATGTTCTCCAGCGAACATGCTCCTGATCCTTCTAAAAACTGGTTGATCAAATTTATGCGTAAGCACATTCGTGTGGCCGATCGTATGCATGAAGACCATTTCTTTATTAAGGAAAATGGACTGCTGTACGCGACACCACTTTTTGTGGCGTTGGTGTTCTTGGAATTCACTGACGTGATCTTTGCTGTGGATAGCGTCCCCGCTATTTTTGCCGTGACCAAAGAACCCATGATCGTTTTCACGTCGAATATCTTTGCCATTTTAGGTCTTAGATCGCTCTACTTCCTTCTTGCGGGCGTGGTCGATAAGTTCCACCTACTGAAATATGGTTTGGCGTTCACGTTGATCTTTGTGGGCTTAAAGATGACTTGGTTGAATAAAGTATTTGATGGTCACTTCCCAATTGGAATTTCTTTAGCAGTGATTGCGGTTTTCATAGGTGGTTCAATTGCGTTATCGCTTTTGATCCCTCCTAAATCAGCTCCTCCTGCGACGCCGCAGGATAAGTCAGTCCCTCCCGATAATAAGCCTTAA
- the thpR gene encoding RNA 2',3'-cyclic phosphodiesterase, with product MNKRLFFALNATDPLATSFLPTYKKLKINADQKELVIKWVPPENFHITVSFLGETSEDSIPALSQALQDACEQTKPFDLKIDDVSAFSSEHDARTLWLGVQNKKALGEFKDRLDAILKERNLLSFIDKRDFIPHLTIARLRNPKSVKDMISPFKRKSFGKIHVNEIVLYESKLAGAFPIYKPLFRAALTGKDQDENLIQTEE from the coding sequence ATGAATAAACGCCTGTTCTTTGCTTTGAACGCGACCGATCCACTTGCGACAAGTTTCTTGCCGACCTACAAAAAATTGAAAATCAATGCCGATCAAAAAGAACTGGTGATTAAATGGGTTCCTCCGGAAAATTTCCATATCACCGTGAGCTTTTTGGGTGAAACATCCGAAGACAGCATCCCCGCCTTAAGCCAAGCTTTGCAAGATGCATGTGAACAGACAAAGCCCTTTGATTTGAAGATTGATGACGTGAGTGCCTTTTCCTCGGAGCACGATGCACGTACTTTGTGGCTGGGTGTGCAGAACAAAAAAGCTTTGGGGGAATTCAAAGACCGACTTGATGCAATCTTGAAAGAACGCAATCTGCTAAGCTTTATTGATAAGCGCGATTTCATTCCGCATTTGACGATCGCTCGCCTGCGCAATCCAAAAAGTGTGAAAGATATGATTTCACCATTTAAACGCAAAAGTTTTGGCAAGATTCACGTGAATGAAATTGTTTTGTATGAATCAAAACTTGCGGGGGCGTTTCCGATTTATAAGCCATTGTTTCGAGCGGCTTTAACCGGAAAAGACCAAGATGAAAATCTAATTCAGACCGAAGAGTAA
- a CDS encoding 2Fe-2S iron-sulfur cluster-binding protein, translating into MPKCTINGKEVEVKEGTSIIEAMQQSGDRIAHYCWHPGLSVAGVCRLCMVEIEGNPRVQIACNTMVTEGMKINNTSEKVKDAVKWGLDFHLINHPLDCPICDQAGECGLQDQYMEYGKYDPEMAEHKQKKHKVVDLGPTVVLDSERCILCSRCVRFTEEVSKTNELGLFNRGDRTEIGTHDGMPLDNKYSLNTVDICPVGALTSKDFRFRQRVWYLKDGDSVCNGCSTGCNIKVYYNKEGLFRIKPVYNEQVNGHWMCDNGRNAYKFVNREARILKGMVHSSAGWTEMAPGAAAKAAHEVLKNTSGDALALVLTAQYTVEEYEAIFKTFVEEFKTKKVFFWINNKETFDSFDGLLSRGDKNPNTKGLLKVMEKYGITATWNDLSAGLSNGSIKTVVVAGPENQVVFPEYNDKLKELSKAQNLIWMQSGKNEALSALTGNVWIIPMKTFVEKDGTFVNYSGLEQKIKKVTNVVSEALTLTEATLLMSGKNLAMPVTAPFMPNNQRPDQVELEHRKKNEFVFRRGSL; encoded by the coding sequence ATGCCGAAATGCACCATTAATGGCAAAGAAGTCGAAGTAAAAGAAGGCACGTCGATTATCGAGGCGATGCAACAGTCGGGCGATCGTATCGCTCACTATTGCTGGCACCCAGGGTTGAGTGTGGCCGGTGTTTGCCGTCTGTGCATGGTGGAGATCGAAGGAAATCCACGTGTACAAATCGCATGTAACACAATGGTTACTGAAGGCATGAAAATCAATAACACGTCTGAAAAAGTAAAAGACGCTGTTAAGTGGGGTCTCGACTTCCACTTGATCAACCATCCTTTGGATTGTCCTATCTGTGACCAAGCCGGTGAGTGCGGATTGCAAGACCAATACATGGAGTACGGTAAGTACGATCCAGAAATGGCCGAGCACAAGCAAAAGAAACACAAGGTTGTCGATCTTGGTCCAACAGTTGTCTTGGACTCTGAACGTTGCATCCTGTGCTCTCGTTGTGTTCGTTTCACTGAAGAAGTTTCTAAAACAAACGAACTTGGTTTGTTCAACCGTGGTGACCGTACTGAAATCGGTACTCACGATGGTATGCCTTTGGATAACAAGTATTCTTTGAATACTGTGGATATCTGCCCAGTGGGTGCATTGACTTCCAAAGACTTCCGTTTCCGTCAGCGCGTTTGGTATCTAAAAGATGGCGACAGCGTATGTAACGGTTGCTCAACGGGTTGTAACATTAAAGTGTACTACAATAAGGAAGGTCTCTTCCGTATTAAACCTGTTTACAACGAACAGGTGAATGGTCACTGGATGTGCGACAACGGTCGTAACGCTTATAAATTCGTAAACCGTGAAGCGCGTATCCTTAAAGGTATGGTTCACAGTTCTGCTGGCTGGACAGAAATGGCTCCAGGTGCAGCTGCGAAGGCGGCACATGAAGTTTTAAAAAATACTTCTGGCGATGCTTTGGCGTTGGTTTTGACAGCTCAATACACTGTTGAAGAGTATGAAGCGATCTTCAAAACATTCGTTGAAGAATTCAAAACTAAAAAAGTATTCTTCTGGATCAACAACAAAGAAACTTTCGACAGCTTTGACGGATTGCTATCTCGCGGAGATAAAAATCCGAACACTAAAGGCCTTCTGAAAGTAATGGAAAAATACGGTATCACGGCGACTTGGAATGATTTGTCTGCAGGTCTTTCAAACGGTTCCATCAAAACTGTTGTCGTAGCCGGTCCAGAAAACCAGGTCGTTTTCCCTGAATACAACGACAAGTTGAAAGAGCTTTCCAAAGCTCAAAACTTGATCTGGATGCAATCAGGTAAAAACGAAGCGTTGTCTGCTTTGACGGGTAATGTTTGGATCATTCCAATGAAAACATTCGTTGAAAAAGACGGTACATTCGTCAATTACTCGGGTCTTGAACAAAAGATCAAAAAAGTAACTAACGTTGTTTCTGAGGCTCTAACTTTGACGGAAGCGACTTTGTTGATGTCTGGTAAAAACTTGGCGATGCCTGTGACAGCTCCATTTATGCCAAACAACCAACGTCCTGACCAAGTTGAGTTGGAACATCGTAAGAAGAACGAGTTTGTGTTCAGAAGAGGTAGCCTATGA
- a CDS encoding complex I 24 kDa subunit family protein, translated as MFKLSEQGLANVNKELARYEAKESAIIPSLYIAQKENNGFITPDIIRHLSQVMDIPEARINEVFKFYTMFNQEPVGKYHVQVCTNISCALEGGREMASHICKELGVKLNEVTADGRFTVSKVECLGSCGTAPMMQVNDTYHEKLTPESAMNLLRGMR; from the coding sequence ATGTTTAAACTTTCTGAACAAGGCTTGGCTAACGTTAATAAAGAACTTGCTCGCTACGAAGCGAAAGAGTCTGCGATTATTCCAAGTCTTTATATTGCTCAAAAAGAAAATAATGGCTTCATCACGCCAGATATTATCCGTCACTTGTCTCAAGTTATGGATATTCCAGAAGCGCGTATCAATGAAGTTTTCAAATTCTATACAATGTTCAATCAAGAACCTGTCGGTAAATACCACGTTCAAGTTTGCACGAATATTTCTTGTGCTCTTGAAGGCGGTCGTGAAATGGCCAGCCACATCTGTAAAGAGTTGGGCGTTAAGCTTAACGAAGTGACAGCTGATGGCCGCTTTACAGTATCTAAAGTTGAGTGCTTGGGTTCATGTGGAACTGCTCCAATGATGCAAGTGAATGACACTTATCATGAAAAGCTAACTCCAGAGTCTGCAATGAACTTGTTGAGAGGTATGAGATAA